The stretch of DNA CAAAGTCTATGACATGGACGTTTAGTTTTTCATGTTGTATGTCAACGTCACGTCTAACAAAAATATCTATTTGTTGAAACGAATCGTCTTTTAATAATAAATCTAGTAAGTCTTTACCGGTTGCGCCTGTTGCGCCTATTATTAATGCTCGCATTATTTTCCCCCTTCATATAGTCGCTTTTTATTACCATTCGATTGGTTTAAGGTCTTGTGTCCAATTCAACAACTGGAACTTACGAGTTTTTCTCGGTAAAAACTGTCGAATTTCGTCTGCATTATATCCAACTTGCAGTTTATTCCTATCTACTATAATCGGGCTTTTTAGAAACTTAGGTTGTTCTTGAATCATTTCAAGTAATTCTACTAGTGATAGATCATCAAAATCTACTTCTACTTTTTGATAGTGACTTGATCGTTTTGCGATAATGTCATCTGTTCCTTCCATCGTTAATCGTAATATGTCTTGAAGTTCTGGAACGGTCAGTGGGTCTTTCTTAATATCTCGTTCTACGAAAGGAATTTGGTTGTTGATCATCCATTGTTTTGCTTTCTTTGTCGACTTACATCCTAGTCCATATATCGTTACAGCCATTTCACTCGCACCTCTATTTTTATTTTTCGTTCTCTTGCTTGTAAATGCCATGTTTTATTAAGTACATACTACGTTTAAAGGATTCCATCGCCTCTTCATCCGTTAGCCCTTTCACTGTTTTTTCAATCAGATTGTTAAAGGCTAATCCAGAGACTAGTTTGAAGATATGTAACAAGTCTTTATCTTCACTTATATTTAGGCGATCTTTATTAATCAATCCTTCCACTAGCTTGAAGTGTTCGTTTTGCAAGTATTTCTCCAACATACTAGTAAACGAACTTTCGACTCTATATGTTGTAAAAAGTAAGGCGTTTCTTAAAAGATGCTTTTCTTCCTCATCGGAAAATGAATATAAGAAGTAATAATACATTTCTGTTAGTGCCTCAATAAGGTCACCATTATGTTTTTCTAATAAACCGATAAAGTATATGATGGCCGTTTTTACCTTTTCATCTACTAAATAAATATATATATCATCTTTGTCTTCAAAATATTGATAAAAGCTACCTCTAGATATGCCAGCCATTTTGATTATATTTGCGATAGAAGCTTCAAATAGAGGCACTCTAGCAAACTCCATTTCCGCTGATTCTAGAAGTTTTTTCTTTTTATGTTCAGGCAAATTAAAAAACGTTTGTTTTGGCAACGATAACACCTCAGTTTAATAATATGACACCGTGTCATATGTCTATTAACAATATAATGTGACACCGTGTCACTTGTCAAGCGTGGACACCGGGACACATACCGTGGACGGAGGGACAGGTTCCGCGTCCACACATTTTTTGGAAATTCTAAGGCGGAACGACAGCCCTCAACCGCACATTTTTTTAGAAACTAAAAGGGTTCGAATTACGTTCGGGAAGTCACTCCGCCTCATCTAAGACTAATTACCGAGATAGTGTCTCACCAATGGCCGAAGAGTATCCCTTCAACTGTTGATATGATATTAGTAGAACAATAATTGGAGGGAGATACGATGATTAAAGGATTATTTGAGGCACATTTACCGGTTAGCAATCTTGAGAAGGCGAAAGAGTTTTACAAAAGTTTAAACCTAGAATTGGCATGGGAAGATGAAGACACTGCCTTTTTTTGGATCGAAAAGGAGAAAAGTTGGTTGGGGCTTTGGGAAGGAGAAGAAGTGGAAACTCCTTATCACCCGTCGCTTAGGCACATAGCCTTCCGTGTAGATTATGAATTTATGAAGGATTCTTTGAACTGGCTGGAAGAAAGAAATATAAATGCCGTTCCCTTTGGAAAACGGACTTCCGTTGAGCCGTTCGTCCGACCTAATCAAGGCAATGCGTCTGTATATTTTCAAGATCCAGATGGAAATAGTTTAGAGTTTATGTGTTTTGTAGATGTACCACCTGTACTTAAAGGCAGGCAGGAGAAGTTTTTGGTTGAGGAATGGGAAGAGTTGTTGAGATAGGGAGGCGTGGACAGGTCCCTTTCCTACCTAGTTTTGGTGGGACAAGGGACCTGTCCGAAATCACTGAAAAAGTCCCTTTTTTTGAAACAAAAAAAATAATAAGGACAACTTTTACCCCTAAATAAGGAAAATGTTGTCCTATTTTGATGCTAACCAGTGTTTTTTACCCTGTTTTGGAGGATAGGATCTTTCCTATCCTCTTTATATTAACTGCTAATGCAGTTAATTTTGCTTGTGTAGACATGCATTTGAGACCGTACCCCCTCGCACGATCTAGCCCGTGAAAGCATTTCATTTCGCCGTTTTTCCATTCTTGGCATGCTCTCTTTTTATACTTTTCTTTAAACTCTGGTTGTTTTTGTTGTTGGCTATATTCATAGAATTCTGGTGTGTTGATTCCAACTTCTAAGATTTTTCCAACATTTTTTCCTTTAATACAATCTGTCCTGATTGGACAGGCTTTACATTTTTCTCTATCAAAGTAATATTTGTACGATTGTCTGTTTTTTTGTGTTCTTATAATATTTTTTTATAGTTGTATTTCCCTGCTCGCAACTCCATTGATCAGCGTCTTTGTTATAACTAAATAACTCTTCATTAATTCTATAAGCCATTTCACTTACAGGTATGTAGGCAGCTGCTTTTATTTCTTTTAATTTGTCCAAAATCACTTTTTTGAAATATGCCTTATCTCCATATAGTTCTTCAACCGAAATACCAGACTTTATAGTGAGTTGTAATAGCTCGTCAAAAAAACTACCGTCCACGTATGCCCCATTGCCTACCCTTACGGAAGTAATAATTCTATCTTCTGTTGTAATCATAAATTCTGTTTTATATCCAAAGAAGTTGGATGTTTTACTTTTGTGCCCAACTCTTGCTTCTTGGTCAACAATAGAACGTACACCTTTTTGGGCTAAAAACTTTGGATCGGATAGTATTTCTTTCGCATTTTCAATCACTGCTTTTGTCTTGGGTGTAGTTTCTACGTCTACGTTTTCTGTTACTGTGGTGATAGTTTCTTCAACATAGGCTTTCATTGTTTCTTTCGCAACTTTAGGGTCTTCAATTTCTTTATAATCCGGGATTTCTTGATTGATATCACTTGGAATTTTTTCTACTTCCTCTTTTAATATTTTAAACATCTTACTAACTAATCTTTTCATCACCCGTTCGGGTGTAGCTTTGAACGTGTTAGCTTCTGTATGAGTGGTATCAATACTTACGGAACTACCTTTGATAATCCCTTTATCGACGCATTGTTTAACAAATAGGGCTATAATATCATCTAACGAGACATCCTGTAGTCTGTGTTTTCTAAACTTGGCTAACAGGCTGGGGTGTGGTAGTGTGTCTTCAGGATTAATATCTAGAAAGTACATATAAGCTAGATTAAGTGAAGCATCTTCTATTACTCTTTCGTCAGAAAGATTATAAAGGTATCCAAGAACGAGTAATTTAACCATCATTTCTGGTTCTTTGGCAGGCCTACCATAGTATTTACAATACGATTTTTCCAGTACTTTGTTAATATAAGAAAAATCAACTGCTTCTCTTACAAGTTTCAGTGTATGATTTTTTGGGATTTTATAGTATAATTCGGAGTAGATGCTTAACTGCATATCTTTTTCTTTAAGCATAGAAGAAAACCTTCCTTTTCGTTTGATAATTAGATTCTTGGTCGTTTCTAATTATACCAAATTTTGATAAAGGAAGGTTTTCTTTTTTATTTTTTTACATTTATTAGGAGGGGTTTTTCAGTGGTCACGGACCTGTCCCTCCGTCCACGGTATGTGTCCCGCTGTCCACATTATTTTTTAACTGCACGGGTGGCATAAAATGTTGGAACATTATGTTCATGTAGTTTGCCGGCCCCGTTTGTATCTTGGAAAATATCAGTTAGCATGAAGCCTGCTTGTAGTTGCCCGCCGATTTGCTCTTCGATTGTGTGGGAAAATTGGATTCCCCAGTCGTTTTTAATACAATCGTCATACAATTCTTTATCCTTTAAAGGGTTAAATGGTAGTTTGTATTTTACCGTTGTTTCGTCCTCATCGAAAAGATAATTCATGCCATTATCGAGTCCAGCAAGTAAAATGCCGCCTTTTTTCAATACTCTGTAGCATTCTTTCCAAATTGGAAGTACGTCCTCGACGTAACAGTTTGATACTGGATGAAAAATTAAATCGAACGATTCATCTTCAAATGGTAGCGGTTTTGTCATATCCGCTCTTATTGTTGTAATTTGGTAGTTTTCTCGTTCGGCTACTTCCTGTTCGCTTTGAAGCTGCTTTTCTGAGTAGTCTAACACAGTACAGTTTGCTCCGAGTGCTGTAAAAATCGGCATTTGCTGGCCGCCGCCAGAAGCGAGCCCAAGTACTTCTGCCCCCTTCATTTCACAAAACCACTCTTTAGGCACAGGCTTTGTAGGGGTTAAAAGTACAAACCAATCACCATTTTGTGCCTGTTTAAAAATTTCGTGGCTAATCGGCTTCCCCCACTCCCAACCTTCTTCCACCCATTTATCAATTGTTCTCGCGTTCATTTCTGTATATTTTGTCATTAAGATCACTTCCTCCGTCGTTTCTCTAATACTTACTTCTATAAAAATGGATTGAATCCCTTTTTGTGGACGGAGGGACAGGTCCCTTGTCCACG from Sutcliffiella cohnii encodes:
- the spx gene encoding transcriptional regulator Spx — translated: MAVTIYGLGCKSTKKAKQWMINNQIPFVERDIKKDPLTVPELQDILRLTMEGTDDIIAKRSSHYQKVEVDFDDLSLVELLEMIQEQPKFLKSPIIVDRNKLQVGYNADEIRQFLPRKTRKFQLLNWTQDLKPIEW
- a CDS encoding VOC family protein, whose product is MIKGLFEAHLPVSNLEKAKEFYKSLNLELAWEDEDTAFFWIEKEKSWLGLWEGEEVETPYHPSLRHIAFRVDYEFMKDSLNWLEERNINAVPFGKRTSVEPFVRPNQGNASVYFQDPDGNSLEFMCFVDVPPVLKGRQEKFLVEEWEELLR
- a CDS encoding class I SAM-dependent methyltransferase, with the protein product MTKYTEMNARTIDKWVEEGWEWGKPISHEIFKQAQNGDWFVLLTPTKPVPKEWFCEMKGAEVLGLASGGGQQMPIFTALGANCTVLDYSEKQLQSEQEVAERENYQITTIRADMTKPLPFEDESFDLIFHPVSNCYVEDVLPIWKECYRVLKKGGILLAGLDNGMNYLFDEDETTVKYKLPFNPLKDKELYDDCIKNDWGIQFSHTIEEQIGGQLQAGFMLTDIFQDTNGAGKLHEHNVPTFYATRAVKK
- a CDS encoding TetR family transcriptional regulator gives rise to the protein MPKQTFFNLPEHKKKKLLESAEMEFARVPLFEASIANIIKMAGISRGSFYQYFEDKDDIYIYLVDEKVKTAIIYFIGLLEKHNGDLIEALTEMYYYFLYSFSDEEEKHLLRNALLFTTYRVESSFTSMLEKYLQNEHFKLVEGLINKDRLNISEDKDLLHIFKLVSGLAFNNLIEKTVKGLTDEEAMESFKRSMYLIKHGIYKQENEK